Proteins encoded by one window of Musa acuminata AAA Group cultivar baxijiao chromosome BXJ2-9, Cavendish_Baxijiao_AAA, whole genome shotgun sequence:
- the LOC135623636 gene encoding ylmG homolog protein 1-2, chloroplastic-like produces MASAVSTAAFPCPNPTLFLRHRPFPPPSLLRLPHRSPRPGDLRLRARATVTPRSPSSLLSDSTRTLASLLALALSASKAVLSGVRRLAERAAVAAAPSPDELAELRSIQGNLAWAAGPLFFAARRMKRPSGYLNTPLTVVAAGMAKWLDIYSGVLMVRVLLSWFPNIPWDRQPLSAIRDLCDPYLNLFRNIIPPVFDTLDVSPLLAFAVLGTLGSILNNSRGTY; encoded by the coding sequence ATGGCCTCCGCCGTCTCCACCGCCGCCTTCCCATGCCCTAACCCTACCCTCTTCCTCCGCCACCGGCCCTTTCCACCGCCTTCTCTGCTCCGCCTCCCCCACCGCTCTCCGCGCCCCGGAGACCTCCGTCTCCGCGCTCGCGCCACCGTCACCCCCCGTTCGCCCTCGTCCCTCCTATCCGACTCCACTCGGACACTCGCATCCCTCCTCGCCCTCGCCCTCTCCGCCTCCAAGGCCGTCCTCTCCGGCGTCCGTCGCCTCGCCGAGCGCGCCGCCGTGGCGGCCGCTCCCTCCCCGGACGAGCTCGCCGAGCTCCGCTCCATCCAAGGCAACCTGGCCTGGGCGGCCGGGCCCCTCTTCTTCGCCGCGCGCCGGATGAAGCGGCCGTCGGGATACCTCAACACCCCGCTCACCGTAGTCGCGGCGGGGATGGCGAAATGGTTGGACATCTACAGCGGAGTGTTGATGGTGAGGGTACTTCTGAGCTGGTTCCCCAACATCCCTTGGGATCGCCAGCCTCTGTCGGCGATCCGGGACCTGTGCGACCCGTACCTCAACCTCTTCAGGAACATCATCCCGCCGGTCTTTGATACCCTCGATGTCAGCCCCCTTCTGGCTTTCGCTGTCTTGGGGACTCTTGGATCGATCTTGAACAACAGCCGGGGAACGTATTGA
- the LOC135622155 gene encoding jacalin-related lectin 3-like, whose amino-acid sequence MNTPLSIHPLSPHRVECVCISSGVKGVPSFNSSLMASNQIKTAAHARGGVPKCPCGNESRWAMEPADKITGISIGAASCVNSIKITFDIDGTTRVTPRYGGPGGELFQFTLMQDEYLTSVSGYVKHDCSEFPCVSQLTFTTNLAKTYGPYGGGGGTFFEVNVEYDEIKGFFGHATEEYLTAFGVYVMLA is encoded by the exons ATGAATACCCCCCTATCCATCCATCCTCTCTCTCCCCATCGAGTCGAGTGTGTTTGCATATCATCCGGTGTGAAAGGAGTTCCTTCATTCAATAGCTCGCTgatg GCTTCCAACCAGATCAAGACGGCCGCGCATGCCCGAGGGGGCGTCCCCAAATGTCCATGCGGCAACGAGTCTCGTTGGGCCATGGAACCTGCAGACAAAATCACTGGCATCAGCATTGGCGCTGCTTCATGCGTAAACTCCATTAAGATAACCTTCGACATCGACGGAACCACTCGCGTGACTCCCAGATATGGAGGCCCCGGCGGTGAACTATTCCAG TTTACTCTCATGCAAGATGAATACCTCACCTCCGTTTCTGGGTATGTCAAACACGACTGTTCTGAATTTCCATGTGTATCTCAACTCACGTTTACCACCAATCTTGCAAAGACATACGGTCCATATGGAGGTGGGGGTGGAACCTTTTTCGAAGTCAACGTAGAATATGACGAGATTAAGGGCTTCTTTGGTCATGCAACTGAAGAGTATCTCACTGCATTTGGAGTCTACGTGATGCTGGCTTAG
- the LOC135622087 gene encoding jacalin-related lectin 3-like, which produces MVVQASNHIKTAAHARGGVRKCPCDNESRWAMEPADKITGISIGAASCVNSIKITFDIDGTTRVTPRYGGPGGELFQFTLMQDEYLTSVSGYVKHDCSEFPCVSQLTFTTNLAKTYGPYGGGGGTFFEVNVEYDEIKGFFGHATEEYLTAFGVYVMLA; this is translated from the exons ATGGTGGTGCAGGCTTCAAACCATATCAAGACGGCCGCGCATGCCCGAGGGGGCGTCCGCAAATGTCCATGCGACAACGAGTCTCGTTGGGCCATGGAACCTGCAGACAAAATCACTGGCATCAGCATTGGCGCTGCTTCATGCGTAAACTCCATTAAGATAACCTTCGACATCGACGGAACCACTCGCGTAACTCCCAGATATGGAGGCCCCGGCGGTGAACTATTCCAG TTTACTCTCATGCAAGATGAATACCTCACCTCCGTTTCTGGGTATGTCAAACACGACTGTTCTGAATTTCCATGTGTATCTCAACTCACGTTTACCACCAATCTTGCAAAGACATACGGTCCATATGGAGGTGGGGGTGGAACCTTTTTCGAAGTCAATGTAGAATATGACGAGATTAAGGGCTTCTTTGGCCATGCAACTGAAGAGTATCTCACTGCATTTGGAGTCTACGTGATGCTGGCTTAG